In one Vibrio rarus genomic region, the following are encoded:
- the ccoN gene encoding cytochrome-c oxidase, cbb3-type subunit I: MENTIPQYDTKVVKYFVMASVVWAVIGMFIGVVLAAQLYWPSLNFDSEYIQFGRLRPLHTSGVIYGFVVNMLMGASLYIAQRTGQCQLFNKSLAWMVFWGWQLVLLLAVLSLPLGYTTSKEYAELEWPIDLLIVLVWVLYAILFFGTIAKRKVHHIFVANWFFAAFIIVIALIFVVNNLALPASLTKSYSVFAGAQDAIVQWWWGHNAVGFLLTAGVIGMNYYFIPKVSERPIYSYRLSVIHFWGLVGFYTWAGTHHLIYSSVPIWVQNIGIVMSLILWLPSWGGAFNSAMTLLQNKQKLKNDYIMLFFFSAIMYYCLATFEGPLLAIRWFNMLAHNTEWIIGHVHSAALGWVGMSGIAVFYYFIPKLWDKDKLWSARLIKWHFWLAHAGVAIYAIALWVAGIGEGYMWLAQNDNGELMYSFVEAMDFKAPWLLLRFLGGALFVLGLLLMVYNLYKTVKMPKLVLKRETL, translated from the coding sequence ATGGAAAACACAATCCCACAGTACGACACTAAGGTGGTCAAATACTTCGTTATGGCGTCCGTTGTATGGGCCGTGATCGGTATGTTCATTGGCGTGGTATTAGCTGCCCAACTGTACTGGCCTAGTTTAAATTTTGACTCTGAATACATTCAATTTGGCCGCTTGCGCCCCTTGCACACCTCAGGGGTAATATATGGGTTTGTGGTCAACATGCTAATGGGTGCCTCTCTTTATATTGCTCAACGCACAGGTCAATGCCAGTTATTTAATAAAAGTTTAGCTTGGATGGTCTTTTGGGGCTGGCAACTGGTCTTGCTATTAGCCGTGCTCTCCTTACCTTTGGGATACACCACGTCAAAAGAGTATGCCGAACTGGAATGGCCTATCGATCTTCTTATTGTTTTAGTGTGGGTGCTGTATGCCATTTTGTTTTTTGGCACCATTGCCAAGCGAAAGGTCCATCACATCTTTGTCGCTAACTGGTTCTTTGCTGCCTTTATTATTGTTATCGCATTAATTTTTGTGGTGAATAATCTGGCGCTTCCCGCCTCTTTAACAAAATCGTATTCGGTGTTTGCCGGCGCTCAAGATGCCATTGTTCAATGGTGGTGGGGGCACAATGCCGTAGGCTTTCTTCTCACCGCAGGCGTTATCGGGATGAACTATTATTTCATCCCTAAAGTGTCAGAACGTCCTATCTATTCCTATCGCCTTTCTGTGATTCACTTTTGGGGATTAGTCGGCTTTTATACATGGGCAGGAACCCATCATCTTATTTACTCTTCCGTGCCTATTTGGGTACAAAATATCGGGATTGTGATGTCACTTATCTTGTGGTTACCGTCATGGGGGGGCGCATTTAACAGCGCTATGACGTTACTGCAAAACAAGCAAAAGCTGAAAAATGACTACATTATGTTGTTCTTCTTCTCCGCCATTATGTATTACTGCTTGGCCACCTTTGAAGGGCCGCTATTGGCCATACGTTGGTTCAATATGTTAGCGCACAACACCGAGTGGATTATTGGTCATGTACATTCTGCGGCTTTAGGTTGGGTAGGCATGTCTGGCATTGCCGTATTTTACTATTTTATCCCAAAATTGTGGGACAAAGACAAACTGTGGTCCGCGCGCTTAATCAAATGGCACTTCTGGCTTGCTCATGCCGGAGTGGCTATTTATGCCATTGCTTTATGGGTTGCAGGCATTGGTGAGGGCTATATGTGGCTGGCACAAAATGACAACGGTGAACTTATGTATAGCTTTGTCGAAGCTATGGACTTTAAAGCCCCATGGTTATTGTTACGTTTCTTAGGTGGGGCCTTATTCGTACTCGGCTTATTGCTCATGGTATACAACCTCTATAAAACGGTAAAAATGCCTAAGCTAGTGCTTAAAAGGGAGACTTTATAA
- a CDS encoding molybdopterin-dependent oxidoreductase: MNQQEEGWIKTTCAYCGVGCGVEARPKACGELEVRGDQNHPSNYGKLCTKGIALGDTVVHEGRLLYPTLNTQSASQTLDWDEATQMVADRFSQTIEEHGRDSVAFYVSGQLLTEDYYVANKLIKGFMGSANIDSNSRLCMASSVVGHKRAFGSDTVPICYEDLEQAEMVVIVGSNLAWCHPVLFQRLRIAKQSNPALNIVVIDPRRTDTCDLADSHLAIASGSDVALFNGLLSHLQQHDALDEPYIATHTQGFQHALETATRDIDLTQVTQLSTEQLHQFYCAFAHTERVVTIYSQGVNQSSRGSDKVNAILNCHLATGKIGKPGSGPFSITGQPNAMGGREVGALANTLTAHMEFENPRHQQLIREFWQTEQLATQPGLKAIDMFDAIECGKIKAIWIMATNPMVSLPNSDKIQSALTKCPLVVVSDCIADTETTRMADIVLPAQGWSEKSGTVTNSERRISRQRRILPSPGQAKPDWWIISQVAQKMGHTDAFNYQHEGEVFNEYARLTTLDNLQNERDLNLIGLTSLDAQGYSRLTPQQWPVTELQQQTTNQRLFSDGRFNTPNHRGRFVAVCYHPPVATITHDTPLILNSGRTRDHWHTMTRTGLSAQLAKHCSEPYVQIHPNTAAQFSITDGHLAWVSNAQGTALVRANVTCDVSPQQLFMPIHWNDTTANHSKPCALIANTTDKASGQPEFKHSAVAISPYQRNSCALFISKKIIHLKGIDYWARQKIQGGYVYRIESTLPINELAKALALYLDRDERCQIRNESAQGKARWITLDAHARPVQFVSLQDHFTKQQVSELIEAFNQPSELFKADEMIEIAL, encoded by the coding sequence ATGAATCAACAAGAGGAAGGATGGATAAAAACAACCTGTGCTTATTGCGGTGTGGGTTGTGGTGTAGAAGCTAGGCCAAAAGCCTGTGGTGAATTAGAAGTGAGGGGCGATCAAAACCACCCCTCTAATTATGGCAAACTCTGCACAAAGGGCATTGCACTTGGCGATACTGTCGTGCATGAGGGACGTTTACTTTATCCCACATTAAACACCCAGTCAGCCTCGCAAACCTTAGACTGGGATGAAGCCACACAAATGGTCGCCGATCGTTTTAGCCAAACCATAGAGGAGCATGGCAGAGACTCGGTGGCATTTTATGTGTCAGGGCAACTCTTAACCGAAGACTATTATGTGGCCAATAAACTGATTAAAGGGTTTATGGGCAGCGCCAATATCGACAGCAATTCACGTCTGTGTATGGCTTCATCCGTGGTTGGGCATAAACGTGCTTTTGGTAGCGATACAGTGCCGATTTGTTACGAAGACTTAGAACAGGCAGAAATGGTGGTTATCGTCGGCTCTAACCTAGCGTGGTGTCATCCGGTATTATTTCAACGATTGCGCATTGCCAAACAGTCTAACCCTGCATTAAATATTGTGGTCATCGACCCAAGAAGAACAGACACATGCGATCTAGCCGATAGCCACCTAGCGATTGCGTCGGGTTCCGATGTGGCTTTATTTAATGGACTGCTATCGCATTTACAACAGCACGATGCGTTAGATGAACCGTATATCGCCACCCATACCCAAGGCTTTCAACACGCCCTTGAAACCGCAACACGCGATATAGACTTAACTCAAGTCACTCAACTTTCTACGGAGCAGTTACACCAGTTTTATTGCGCTTTTGCCCATACCGAGCGTGTAGTGACCATCTATTCTCAAGGGGTAAATCAATCCAGTCGAGGTTCTGATAAGGTCAACGCGATTTTAAACTGTCATCTCGCTACGGGAAAAATTGGCAAACCAGGTAGTGGGCCCTTTTCCATCACCGGGCAACCTAATGCTATGGGCGGACGAGAAGTGGGGGCGCTAGCAAATACGTTAACTGCGCACATGGAGTTTGAAAACCCACGTCATCAACAGCTTATCCGTGAATTTTGGCAAACAGAACAACTGGCCACGCAACCGGGTCTCAAAGCGATTGATATGTTTGATGCCATTGAGTGTGGCAAAATCAAAGCCATTTGGATCATGGCCACCAACCCTATGGTGAGCCTACCCAATTCAGACAAAATACAGTCCGCTCTAACCAAGTGTCCACTAGTGGTGGTGTCCGATTGTATTGCCGATACTGAAACCACGCGTATGGCTGACATTGTGCTTCCCGCTCAGGGCTGGAGTGAAAAGTCGGGCACAGTCACCAACTCAGAAAGGCGCATATCGCGGCAAAGACGTATTTTACCAAGTCCTGGGCAAGCAAAGCCTGATTGGTGGATCATCTCGCAAGTAGCGCAAAAGATGGGACACACCGATGCCTTCAATTACCAACACGAAGGTGAGGTGTTTAACGAGTATGCTCGCCTCACCACTTTAGATAACCTGCAGAACGAACGAGACTTAAACCTCATAGGTTTAACCTCTTTAGATGCTCAAGGGTATAGCCGTTTAACCCCACAACAATGGCCAGTCACTGAACTACAACAGCAAACGACAAACCAACGCTTATTTAGCGATGGACGCTTTAATACCCCTAATCACCGCGGACGTTTTGTGGCTGTATGCTATCACCCACCCGTTGCCACAATCACCCATGATACCCCTTTGATCCTTAACAGTGGGCGCACTCGAGATCATTGGCACACCATGACCCGTACCGGATTATCAGCGCAACTGGCCAAGCACTGCAGTGAACCTTATGTGCAAATCCACCCTAACACTGCTGCGCAATTTTCCATTACTGACGGGCATTTAGCTTGGGTATCTAACGCACAAGGAACCGCTTTAGTACGTGCAAATGTCACCTGCGATGTATCGCCACAGCAACTCTTTATGCCGATACATTGGAACGACACCACAGCCAACCACAGTAAGCCTTGTGCTCTGATCGCCAATACCACAGATAAAGCGTCAGGCCAGCCTGAATTTAAACACTCCGCTGTCGCAATTTCTCCCTATCAGCGCAATAGTTGTGCCCTTTTCATATCCAAAAAGATCATTCATTTAAAGGGCATTGATTATTGGGCTAGACAGAAAATACAAGGCGGATATGTGTATCGCATTGAATCCACTCTTCCCATAAATGAGCTAGCAAAAGCGTTAGCACTCTATTTAGACAGGGATGAGCGATGTCAAATAAGAAATGAATCTGCTCAGGGAAAAGCCCGCTGGATCACCTTAGATGCTCACGCACGCCCAGTTCAGTTTGTGTCACTTCAAGATCATTTCACAAAACAGCAAGTGAGCGAACTCATCGAGGCATTCAACCAGCCATCCGAGTTGTTTAAAGCGGATGAAATGATTGAAATTGCACTTTAA
- a CDS encoding cbb3-type cytochrome c oxidase subunit II yields MSKDFTQSVLILIIATLIVASFSILVLIVPNIVRGPELALNSSAKPLTAIQIAGRDIYISEGCHVCHTQMVRPLEPETKRNGRANQEPDDIYEFPNLWGSKRTGPDLTNLGRKYSDQWHVLHLVNPRDVIPTSIMPAYPWLFEHKLSGDDITDKMRALQTLGVPYSENEIADARLQVRGKTKGEALIRYLQSLGVDTAEEVLQ; encoded by the coding sequence ATGAGTAAAGACTTCACTCAATCGGTGCTGATTCTCATCATCGCCACCCTCATTGTTGCCTCTTTTTCAATCTTGGTATTGATTGTCCCCAATATTGTAAGAGGACCGGAACTGGCATTAAATAGCTCGGCTAAACCCCTCACCGCCATCCAAATCGCTGGACGCGATATTTATATCAGTGAAGGGTGTCATGTTTGTCATACGCAAATGGTGCGCCCACTAGAGCCGGAAACAAAACGCAATGGTAGAGCCAACCAAGAACCGGATGATATTTATGAATTCCCTAACCTTTGGGGCTCTAAACGCACAGGGCCTGACTTAACCAACCTTGGCAGAAAGTACTCCGATCAATGGCATGTACTGCACTTAGTCAACCCTAGAGATGTCATTCCAACGTCCATCATGCCCGCTTATCCATGGCTTTTTGAACATAAACTTTCTGGTGATGACATCACAGATAAAATGCGAGCGTTACAAACCTTAGGTGTACCTTACTCAGAGAATGAAATCGCAGATGCCCGATTACAAGTACGCGGGAAAACAAAAGGGGAGGCATTAATTCGTTACTTACAAAGTTTAGGAGTTGATACTGCAGAGGAGGTTCTGCAATGA
- a CDS encoding c-type cytochrome, translating into MKMHLITLLGFSCIALTGNALAEEDAQFAVGQAKAKVCMTCHGEDGISTLDPYPNLRGQKMGYLISSLKDYKARERSSGLAILMQQQADALSDQDIEDVSYFFSKLGQKPQQ; encoded by the coding sequence ATGAAAATGCATTTAATCACTCTACTTGGATTTAGCTGCATTGCTTTAACAGGAAATGCTTTAGCAGAAGAAGACGCTCAATTTGCAGTGGGTCAAGCAAAAGCCAAAGTGTGTATGACCTGCCATGGTGAAGATGGCATTTCAACATTAGATCCCTACCCCAACCTGCGCGGTCAGAAAATGGGGTATCTCATTTCATCCCTAAAAGATTACAAAGCTCGCGAACGCAGTAGTGGCCTCGCAATACTCATGCAGCAACAAGCTGACGCTCTGTCCGATCAAGATATTGAAGATGTCTCGTACTTCTTCTCCAAGCTTGGTCAAAAACCTCAGCAGTAA
- the cobA gene encoding uroporphyrinogen-III C-methyltransferase, whose amino-acid sequence MQAHGHYLGSVTLVGAGPGDPDLLTVKAHRKIQQASFIVYDNLVSEEIRDLFPQQAKKVFVGKAKGAHSATQQQINDILLQSALDGNDVCRVKGGDAFVFGRGAEEMLMLAKNGIAVDVIPGITAASGCTSYANIPLTHRGLAQGCTFITAHADKKLDINWSALAQLKQTLVLYMGLSKTDMLMDKLVDGGLCANTPIAFIENGCTIKQRIILGTLHQLTSLKRHHQIQSPALIVVGEVVAVAEQMDWLSQLSHRQLSKTECPQSLQLTA is encoded by the coding sequence ATGCAAGCACATGGACATTACCTTGGAAGCGTCACACTGGTTGGCGCCGGACCTGGAGACCCAGACCTGCTCACAGTAAAGGCCCATCGAAAGATCCAACAAGCCTCCTTTATTGTGTATGACAACTTGGTAAGTGAAGAAATACGAGATCTCTTTCCTCAACAGGCAAAGAAAGTGTTCGTTGGAAAAGCGAAGGGTGCCCATAGCGCGACACAACAACAGATTAACGACATATTGTTGCAATCAGCATTGGATGGCAATGATGTGTGTCGCGTGAAAGGGGGAGATGCTTTTGTGTTTGGACGTGGCGCAGAAGAGATGTTGATGTTGGCCAAAAACGGCATTGCTGTGGATGTGATCCCTGGTATTACCGCAGCGTCAGGGTGTACTAGTTATGCAAACATTCCATTGACTCATCGCGGGTTAGCTCAAGGGTGTACTTTTATTACCGCTCATGCGGATAAAAAGTTGGATATTAATTGGTCCGCTTTAGCTCAGTTAAAGCAAACATTAGTCCTTTATATGGGGCTGAGCAAAACAGATATGCTGATGGATAAATTGGTTGATGGAGGATTATGTGCCAATACGCCAATCGCTTTTATAGAAAATGGCTGCACGATAAAGCAGCGAATCATTCTGGGAACACTGCATCAATTGACGTCGCTAAAACGGCACCACCAAATTCAATCACCCGCATTGATTGTGGTGGGAGAAGTGGTTGCGGTTGCTGAGCAAATGGACTGGCTTAGCCAGTTATCTCATCGTCAACTGTCCAAAACAGAATGTCCCCAATCATTGCAATTAACCGCTTAA